One Luteibacter aegosomaticola genomic window carries:
- a CDS encoding FAD/NAD(P)-binding protein, protein MFQKVAIIGGGAAAATLVSELLERRTPKPLHLTWFAGSAEPGRGVAYGTPSDRHLLNVRAASMGMFVSKPGGFLEFAQAANPAVKGSDFLPRRLYGDFLRTRVDAAIAGARQLGHDINLVPFCAQSVVPSSEGVTIGYGEGEEAHAEAAVLAIGSLPPRPLSGVQDAALASGRYVTDPWPYLAAAEGDDRPLRVLVIGLGLTAVDVVLELSARWPNAHFTALSRHGHLPEPHLAAASAPSDDGNDLAEQMRDDPNIRTWLHRLREATEGADDWRTVVDSMRPHTQGLWQELPDAERSRFLRHARWAWERARHRMPPQVAGSVGKLEKAGKLHRLRGRMQSVSLRMDGDLDVVRRETGTHDTVTETYDIVIQTVGLNTDTLRTDHTLMRQLVIDDLVTPDRMGLGLAAQPDGHLLDGEGKPRGNLFAIGSLLRGALWESTAIPEIRKQAQSLANLLVK, encoded by the coding sequence ATGTTTCAGAAAGTCGCCATCATCGGCGGTGGCGCGGCAGCGGCGACGCTGGTGAGCGAGCTCCTCGAACGCAGGACGCCGAAGCCACTGCATCTCACCTGGTTCGCGGGCAGCGCAGAGCCCGGCCGTGGCGTCGCCTATGGCACGCCCTCCGATCGCCACCTGCTCAACGTCCGCGCGGCATCCATGGGCATGTTCGTCAGCAAGCCCGGTGGGTTCCTCGAGTTTGCCCAGGCCGCCAACCCCGCGGTGAAGGGCTCCGATTTCCTGCCGCGCCGGCTGTATGGCGATTTCCTGCGCACGCGCGTGGATGCCGCCATCGCTGGCGCACGCCAGCTGGGCCACGACATCAACCTCGTGCCCTTCTGTGCCCAATCCGTGGTGCCTTCCAGTGAAGGCGTCACCATCGGTTATGGCGAGGGCGAAGAAGCCCACGCCGAGGCCGCCGTGCTCGCCATCGGTTCGCTGCCGCCCCGTCCGCTCTCGGGTGTACAGGATGCCGCGTTGGCGAGCGGCCGCTATGTCACCGATCCCTGGCCCTACCTTGCCGCTGCCGAGGGCGATGATCGCCCCTTGCGCGTGCTGGTGATCGGCCTTGGCCTTACCGCGGTCGATGTGGTGCTTGAGCTTTCGGCGCGCTGGCCCAACGCTCATTTCACCGCGCTCTCGCGGCATGGCCACCTGCCCGAACCGCATCTCGCGGCCGCCTCCGCGCCCAGCGACGACGGCAACGACCTTGCCGAACAGATGCGCGACGACCCGAACATCCGCACCTGGCTGCACCGCCTGCGTGAAGCCACCGAGGGCGCCGACGATTGGCGCACCGTGGTCGACAGCATGCGCCCGCATACCCAGGGGCTCTGGCAGGAGCTGCCCGACGCCGAGCGTTCGCGTTTCCTTCGCCATGCCCGTTGGGCCTGGGAGCGTGCTCGCCACCGCATGCCGCCACAGGTGGCAGGCAGCGTCGGGAAGCTGGAGAAGGCCGGCAAGCTGCATCGCCTGCGCGGCCGCATGCAATCCGTGTCGCTGCGCATGGATGGCGATCTCGATGTCGTGCGCCGCGAAACCGGTACCCACGATACGGTGACGGAGACCTACGACATCGTCATCCAGACGGTGGGCCTCAACACCGATACGCTGCGCACCGACCACACCTTGATGCGCCAGTTGGTCATCGACGATCTGGTGACGCCCGACCGCATGGGCCTGGGCCTCGCCGCCCAGCCCGATGGCCACCTGCTCGATGGCGAGGGCAAACCGCGCGGCAACCTGTTCGCCATCGGTAGCCTGTTGCGCGGTGCGCTGTGGGAATCCACCGCCATTCCGGAAATCCGCAAACAGGCGCAGTCGCTGGCGAATCTGCTGGTCAAATAG
- a CDS encoding universal stress protein: protein MTLELLLHVPRLPLQGAGLRAALAMAERIGARLDAMHVVDMPAAAFTVPEAVPMQLDAVRQRVTDARAVGNDWGDLLGTKGLKGKWRVGNGDTVTLLTHASAGYDLVVMERSSAMRGDAPIGFGVVSRTVFGASRGVLVVPDTAPVETLGENVLVAWSGSRESALALRSALPLLRKAGKVTVIDGSRDEDIGTCALPDTDICGWLDTHGVKADVRKLDEGALSSPGPELLKIAHEAGADLIVMGAWGRSRLSELVLGGTTRYLFMQSDVPMLVAH from the coding sequence ATGACCCTCGAACTCCTCCTCCATGTCCCGCGCCTGCCGTTGCAGGGCGCCGGCCTGCGTGCCGCGCTCGCCATGGCCGAACGGATCGGTGCACGTCTCGATGCCATGCACGTCGTCGACATGCCCGCTGCCGCGTTCACGGTCCCGGAAGCCGTACCCATGCAGCTCGACGCGGTGCGCCAGCGGGTCACCGACGCACGCGCGGTGGGCAACGACTGGGGCGATCTGCTCGGCACCAAGGGCCTCAAGGGCAAATGGCGCGTAGGCAACGGGGATACCGTCACTTTGCTTACCCACGCCTCCGCGGGTTACGACCTGGTGGTGATGGAACGGTCGTCAGCCATGCGCGGCGATGCACCCATCGGCTTCGGCGTGGTCTCGCGCACGGTATTCGGCGCCAGCCGCGGTGTGCTGGTCGTACCCGATACGGCACCGGTCGAGACGCTGGGCGAGAACGTGCTGGTCGCATGGAGCGGCAGCCGTGAATCGGCGCTGGCCCTGCGCTCTGCCCTGCCCTTGCTACGCAAGGCCGGCAAGGTCACGGTCATCGACGGCAGCCGGGATGAAGATATTGGCACCTGCGCGCTGCCTGACACGGATATCTGCGGCTGGCTGGACACGCATGGCGTGAAGGCTGACGTGCGCAAGCTCGACGAGGGTGCGCTGTCATCACCGGGACCGGAGCTGTTAAAGATCGCCCATGAAGCGGGGGCTGATCTGATCGTGATGGGCGCATGGGGGCGTTCGCGGTTATCCGAACTGGTCTTGGGCGGGACGACCCGGTACCTGTTCATGCAGTCCGACGTGCCGATGCTTGTCGCGCATTGA
- a CDS encoding cysteine dioxygenase, whose translation MGKRSTIIKTLRDIAFDHSDAGVPDLASMGRELGSALHARHDEVTEALGALRERRRGFERWMLAERAKPAVSVLVLAWPPGYATPVHDHGGLWGLEATIAGAIEVESFLKDGTDETLRSIGRTWLGPGDATWFEGAGDHAHRCRNLSRHDTALTLHVYGGDLAQYLAYEQPGPSGHWIARPRQSIIAGRLTA comes from the coding sequence ATGGGTAAGCGTTCAACCATCATCAAAACCTTGCGAGACATCGCGTTCGATCATTCGGATGCCGGTGTCCCCGATCTCGCCTCCATGGGGCGGGAGCTCGGTAGTGCGCTGCACGCCCGGCACGATGAAGTCACCGAAGCGCTCGGCGCCCTGCGCGAGCGCCGCCGTGGCTTCGAGCGCTGGATGCTGGCCGAGCGCGCCAAGCCAGCCGTCAGCGTACTGGTCCTGGCCTGGCCCCCCGGCTACGCCACTCCGGTTCACGACCACGGCGGCTTGTGGGGTCTCGAAGCCACCATTGCGGGCGCCATCGAAGTTGAGTCGTTCCTCAAGGATGGCACCGACGAAACCCTGCGCAGCATCGGCCGCACCTGGCTGGGCCCAGGGGATGCCACGTGGTTCGAGGGCGCCGGTGACCACGCCCACCGCTGCCGCAATTTGTCGCGGCATGACACGGCCCTCACGCTTCACGTGTACGGTGGTGATCTGGCACAGTACCTCGCGTATGAGCAGCCCGGTCCTTCGGGACACTGGATCGCACGACCGAGGCAATCGATCATCGCGGGACGCCTGACGGCCTGA
- a CDS encoding energy transducer TonB: protein MSFARPQALSGIHPDAVRIAAMSAAIALNTAALIAVMRPMVAEMATFVPTAQPITIIDHPTPPKPVPVPDIELKPLPKAVPRTPVTVHDVAPHPPVETAPPTDEGTIQAPPVVQAPATPAPAADAAPVETTLAYVAAPAPKYPTQAIRGRMQGTVTLRVLVDEAGKPLDVVIESSSGHKVLDDAARSQVLASWRFQPAVQNGQHVKAWARIPVTFDLHSL, encoded by the coding sequence ATGTCGTTCGCTCGCCCGCAGGCCCTGTCCGGGATCCATCCGGATGCTGTTCGCATTGCCGCCATGAGTGCGGCCATCGCCCTCAACACCGCCGCGCTCATCGCCGTCATGCGGCCCATGGTGGCCGAGATGGCCACGTTCGTACCCACGGCCCAACCGATCACGATCATCGATCACCCCACGCCACCGAAACCGGTGCCCGTGCCGGATATCGAACTGAAGCCATTACCGAAAGCCGTGCCCAGAACCCCGGTCACGGTGCACGACGTGGCACCACATCCTCCAGTGGAAACGGCACCGCCAACGGACGAGGGAACCATCCAGGCACCGCCTGTCGTGCAGGCACCGGCCACGCCCGCGCCAGCGGCGGATGCCGCTCCCGTTGAAACCACCCTGGCCTATGTCGCCGCGCCCGCGCCCAAATACCCGACGCAAGCCATCCGCGGCCGCATGCAGGGTACGGTCACGCTACGCGTACTCGTTGATGAAGCAGGCAAGCCGCTCGATGTGGTTATCGAATCAAGCAGCGGCCACAAGGTGCTCGATGACGCGGCCAGGAGCCAGGTGCTGGCGAGCTGGCGTTTTCAACCGGCGGTGCAGAACGGCCAGCACGTAAAAGCGTGGGCAAGGATCCCGGTCACGTTCGACCTTCATTCCCTTTAA